In one window of Cheilinus undulatus linkage group 23, ASM1832078v1, whole genome shotgun sequence DNA:
- the lrrc4.1 gene encoding leucine-rich repeat-containing protein 4, which yields MSLLGRVAVHRARKAALLCVVFLMARAWSSASLALAGAAVSQAPQGCPPQCSCSNQQGKVVCTRRGLTRVPPGIPANTRHLNLMENAIEAVQADSFRHLHHLEVLQLGRNAIRQIEVGAFNGLTSLNTLELFDNRLTVVPSGAFEYLSKLRELWLRNNPIESIPSYAFNRVPSLMRLDLGELRKLEYISEGAFEGLQNLKYLNLGMCNIRGDMPNLSPLKGLEELEISENLFPEIKPGSFKGLRSLKKLWVMNSQITVIERNAFDDLSSLVELNLAHNNLSAVPHDLFSPLRYLVELHLHHNPWNCGCEAVWLARWLREYIPTNSTCCGRCHSPASMRGRQLVEVDRGEGAAVQCSAPFIADAPRDLNISAGRVADLRCRTAPMSSVRWLLPNGTILTHASGHPRISVLNDGTLNFSNVLAADTGTYTCMVSNAAGNSNASAYLNVSAAELNTSNLSYFTTVTVEVLGPTTEMPKPKTTTTSTAAGAGVAGGGGVGLGTTTTTASPSVFQPVFISTPTVLLQSTDSQPGSAKSSVAPGVQSVTSKPGKSGPSLDEVMKTTKIIIGCFVAVTLLAAVMLIAFYKLRKRHQQRSTVAAARTVEIIQVDEEDLPPPASAAQETALTLPEIRDHNNIHKLDFISHKTDYSFHKPKAEYKTQPDFTLHKPKAEYTTYKPNMDFSSHKFIPDYSTHKSTPDFSLHRPKPDYSPFRQDYSTHKPKAEYSPFKPDFGTHPKVKPDYSPFKPDYSTHPRQKTDFSPFKRDYSTQPKPKHDYSPLKSDYNTQHKPKAEYSPFKPDFGTHPRPKPDYSPFKPDYSTQPKSKTDYNAQRSKTDSTYKPKDPYTPHKTATDYSAFKTDFSPHKADYSAFKSDFSPHAQRPKLDYSPHKMDYSPHKVDYSTLKPKYNTYKPTGHGAKWTDNNVGNSLPRTLPSTITTMAEPFVIKTHTKEKVQETQI from the coding sequence ATGAGTCTCCTGGGGCGGGTAGCTGTGCATCGTGCCAGGAAAGCCGCCCTACTCTGTGTAGTCTTCCTGATGGCGCGAGCGTGGAGCAGCGCCTCCCTGGCCTTGGCGGGGGCGGCGGTGTCTCAGGCACCCCAGGGCTGCCCACCGCAGTGTTCCTGCAGTAATCAGCAGGGGAAGGTGGTGTGCACTCGTCGTGGCCTCACCCGTGTGCCCCCTGGCATTCCTGCCAACACGCGACACCTCAATCTAATGGAAAACGCCATCGAGGCGGTGCAGGCTGACTCCTTCCGCCACCTGCACCACCTTGAGGTGCTCCAGCTAGGGCGAAATGCCATACGGCAGATTGAGGTGGGCGCGTTCAATGGACTCACCAGCCTCAACACACTGGAGCTGTTTGACAACCGGTTGACAGTGGTGCCCAGTGGGGCCTTTGAGTACTTGTCTAAGCTAAGAGAACTGTGGCTGAGGAACAACCCCATTGAAAGTATTCCCTCCTATGCCTTCAACCGGGTGCCCTCCCTAATGCGACTGGACCTTGGAGAGTTACGGAAACTGGAGTACATCTCGGAAGGAGCTTTTGAGGGCCTACAAAACCTCAAGTACCTCAACCTGGGCATGTGCAACATAAGGGGTGATATGCCAAATCTGAGTCCCCTAAAGGgtctggaggagctggagatcTCTGAAAATCTCTTTCCTGAGATAAAGCCAGGCTCCTTCAAAGGCCTACGCTCCCTGAAAAAACTCTGGGTTATGAACTCGCAAATCACAGTCATAGAGCGAAATGCTTTCGACGACCTTTCTTCATTGGTGGAGCTTAACCTCGCCCATAACAATCTGAGCGCTGTGCCACATGATCTGTTCTCCCCGCTCAGGTACCTAGTGGAACTCCATCTCCACCATAACCCTTGGAACTGTGGCTGTGAGGCTGTTTGGTTAGCACGCTGGCTAAGGGAGTACATCCCTACTAACTCAACTTGTTGTGGACGCTGCCACTCACCTGCCAGCATGAGAGGTCGACAGCTGGTTGAGGTGGACAGAGGTGAGGGTGCTGCGGTCCAGTGTTCGGCACCTTTCATTGCTGATGCACCAAGGGACTTAAACATCTCAGCAGGGCGAGTGGCAGATCTTCGTTGCCGCACGGCGCCAATGTCTTCAGTGCGCTGGCTTCTTCCCAATGGAACTATCTTGACACATGCTTCTGGTCACCCAAGAATATCTGTCCTCAATGATGGCACCCTGAACTTCTCAAATGTCCTAGCAGCAGACACAGGAACCTACACCTGCATGGTTTCCAATGCAGCTGGAAACTCCAACGCTTCGGCCTACCTCAACGTGAGTGCAGCTGAGCTTAACACGTCCAACTTAAGTTACTTCACCACAGTGACTGTGGAGGTCTTGGGGCCAACAACTGAGATGCCGAAACCCAAAACCACAACAACATCTACTGCTGCGGGGGCTGGGGtagctggaggaggaggtgtaGGCCTTGGAACAACGACAACGACTGCCTCCCCTTCAGTCTTTCAGCCAGTCTTTATCTCCACCCCAACTGTATTACTGCAAAGCACCGACAGTCAACCGGGTTCAGCTAAGTCGTCTGTGGCGCCAGGTGTGCAAAGTGTCACTAGCAAGCCTGGCAAATCTGGCCCAAGCCTTGATGAAGTGATGAAAACAACTAAGATCATAATAGGCTGCTTTGTGGCAGTAACACTGCTGGCTGCTGTCATGCTCATTGCCTTTTACAAACTGAGGAAGCGCCACCAGCAGAGGAGCACTGTGGCAGCTGCCCGCACTGTGGAGATTATCCAGGTGGATGAGGAGGACCTTCCACCACCAGCGTCTGCAGCTCAAGAGACAGCTCTTACATTGCCTGAAATCCGGGACCATAACAACATACACAAACTGGACTTTATTAGCCACAAGACTGACTACAGCTTTCACAAACCCAAGGCTGAATACAAAACACAGCCAGACTTCACCCTTCACAAGCCCAAGGCAGAGTACACCACATATAAGCCAAATATGGACTTCAGTAGCCACAAATTCATCCCAGACTACAGCACTCACAAATCTACACCAGATTTTAGCCTTCATAGACCAAAGCCTGACTACAGCCCTTTTAGACAGGACTACAGCACTCACAAGCCTAAAGCAGAATACAGTCCATTCAAACCAGACTTTGGAACTCACCCGAAAGTTAAACCAGACTACAGTCCCTTCAAACCAGATTACAGCACTCATCCAAGGCAGAAAACTGACTTCAGCCCATTCAAACGAGATTACAGCACCCAACCAAAACCTAAACATGACTACAGCCCATTAAAATCTGACTACAACACACAGCATAAACCGAAGGCTGAATACAGTCCTTTCAAGCCTGACTTTGGCACCCATCCAAGACCTAAACCTGATTACAGCCCATTTAAGCCTGACTACAGCACTCAGCCTAAATCCAAAACAGACTACAATGCCCAGAGATCTAAAACTGACAGTACCTACAAACCGAAGGACCCTTACACCCCACATAAGACTGCAACTGATTACAGCGCCTTCAAGACAGACTTCAGCCCCCACAAAGCGGATTACAGCGCCTTCAAGTCTGACTTTAGTCCACATGCTCAGAGACCTAAACTGGATTACAGTCCACACAAAATGGACTACAGCCCCCATAAGGTGGACTACAGCACCCTAAAGCCCAAATACAACACCTATAAACCAACTGGTCATGGGGCTAAATGGACAGACAACAATGTTGGGAACTCTCTGCCTCGAACCTTGCCCAGCACCATTACGACAATGGCTGAGCCCTTTGTCATAAAAACTCACACCAAGGAGAAGGTACAGGAgactcagatttaa